In Nitrospira sp. MA-1, the genomic window CATAACCTTTGACTCCCTGACGGTTGAAAACGTCGGAAAGCTTTCCGTCACTCCGGACAGGCTGCTCGTCGCTGATCCCGCTGATTATGATATGACGTCGGATAGTTATCCACCGAAAGCCTGGCTGGATTTGCCGATCAATGGGCGGACCGTACAATTTGCAGCGGACAGGCCCAGCATCTCCTCGGAAATCACGATCGAAACCACGGAGGATAAGTCTGCGGCTGCGGGACAACTCGATGGGATCGTGCTTACCGACGAGGCCCTGGTGAGTATGGAGGTTTCCAATGACAATGCCCTCACCTGGTCGATCCGAGCGAAGCAAGGGCGACAGCGAGTGGTGATGTCCAGGATTCATGCCGTTCAACTTCTTGAGACAGGAATGAAGGCATCTCCGGGACTCTCTATACCCTTTCCCCAAGATCAGGAGCTGACCTATCAAATCATTTTTGAACAGAAGCCGGGAACGATCGAACTGTTTGGACAGGACCAGGCCTTTGTCCTGGTGTTGAAAGAAAAAGAAACCACAGCCAAGAAACCCATTTCCGGTTCAGTGTTGCCGATTCAATCTGTAGACTTTTCCTGGCAGGATCCTGGTACCGGTGAACGCAAACCGCCAGAGGACTTTTCTGGAACCGTAGAATATATGAGTCCCCACGGGATGCCTTCGGTGCCGGTTGGAATGAATGCATTTCTAACCCTGGATGACCTGGACCATTTTGAAATCACGTCCATCAGCATTGACCCGGTCAGCCATACATTCATGGTGGATCTGAAGGGGAAGGCCGGCTATGTCAAAACGGGGACAGCCGGTAATCCACAGGACCTTCGCCCCACCCTCTTCGATCGAATTCGATATAGCCCTTTATTTGAACCAGTCAAGAAAATAATCGGATTTTAGGTGTCATTCCTGGATGAAAAAAAGTGTACGAAGAAAAGATTGTTTGGGTTGATTAACATTAAGTTTCATCACAGATGAAATCATCATCGCGTTTATATGAAAGGGCAGATTCAGGAAAATTTTGGGAGGAAAAAGAGATGATGACTTCTGCCGAACTTTCTTCATTCCATTGCACGAGTTCTGGGTGAATGGTCTTGGTTTCTTAGGATTGTTGTGACAAGATTACGGGGGTATGTGAACCTTATGACAGAGTATAGGACTTGCCCATGCTATTCATCCGTTTTCTGATTTTTTTTCTTATTGCCATGTTGGGTATGGTCCCACCGGTCTTGTCCGAGGTGGATATCGACAAGCTGAAAAAGGGTGTGGTCAAGATCACGGCTCAATTCGCCAAGAGGCAAAAGGTCGGAACCGGCTTTGTGGCTGGACAGGGGAAAAAACATCTGTTTATTGTGACCGCTTCACATGTGATTGAGGGAGAGGCTGAAGTCCCTCAGTCAATCACCGTTACTTTTTTTTCTCATCAAGAAGAACCGTTGGTCGCTGAGGTGATCAATAAAGAAGGCGGGGATCCCAGAGGGTTGGCCCTGTTGAAAGTGGGCGGAGATCTCCCCGATGACGTGGAGATGTTAGAGTGGGATACCCAGAGTCAATTGCATGGGGGTGAAGACGTGCGGGTGATCGGGTTTCCACAGGTTGGTGGCAATCCATGGGCGGTAACCCGAGGGACTCTGTCTGGATTTGACGGACCCATTCTCAAGTTTTCTGGTGCGGTTGAAGAAGGGAACTCTGGAGGACCATTGCTTTACCGGGGAAAAGTCATCGGTGTCATTGTGGAAATTATCCGGCAGTTTGGTAATGCCAAGCCGTCTCAAATTGCTCAATTCACCGTTGATAATTGGCCGGGGTTTAGCCGTCAAGTCAGGATTGAACCCAAAAATATTTCACCGGGGAGCATCACAGATACCGATGAATTAACTGGAAAGAAATTGGCCGCGTTGGTTGTTACCACCGTTCCCAAGGATGCGGAGGTGTTTGTTGATGATGAATTTGTGGGAAACACCACACAGGGACCAGTCGTCGTGGGTCAATTATCTCCCGATGAATACGAGGTGGCGGTCAAAAAGAAAGGCTATCGACCTTGGTTTATGAATGTCGAACTTCTTCCCGGCGAACGTCGGGCGTTGAACGCGACTCTCCAGGAAGGAGCCGTGGTTGATGTGACAGGTATCTGGAAAAACCCGGATGAACCGACCGTGGTCTATGTCCTGCAACAAATTGGAGATCGGGTGGTCATGAGAGAGGTGACTACCAGTGTGTTGGGAACCATGGTGACCGCCGAGGGAGAAGGACAATTGCAAGGCAACCAATTATCCATTTTCTATCGGACTGTGTTGGGAACGATGGGCCAATCTGCAACCACGATATCCGATGATGGGAGAACCTTAACCGGGACCTTCCAGGATTTTTCCAATATGATTCCTATTAGTCTCTCATTGGTTCGATCGGAAGATTCTCCCGCCTCCTTTGGTTTACCAGGCAATGATGCGTGGAACGCCATTCAGGGTTTTGGGCAGTAGGGATCATTCAGTTCCCTGTATATCTTTACCGCAATCGTGCAAACCTGTGTCGGTGTCCAGATCCCATTTGTCCAGCCGGACAGGGAATGTTCAACCCGTCCTGAAAGAAGGCTTTCTCCACGATATCTCGACGGAGGTTTCAGATGAAATCGTTGGTTATTGGTGGAACCGGGCAACTTGGAGCGAATGTCGTTCGCGCCCTACTTGAGCGGGGGGACCAGGTTCGTGTGCTGCATAGATCCACCAGCAACACCTTCACCATTGACGGTCTGAATATTGAACGTGTGGTGGGCGACCTCAATGATGGAGAGTCCTTGCGCCTGGCTTGTGAAGGAAGGGATGTGGTCTATCATACCGCCGGGTATTATCCGTCGGCGACAATTCCGGTTGAGCTGGCCAAGGGGCAGGCTCTGAAAGAAACGGCACTCGTGTTAGCAGCCGTTCGTGCGGCCAGAGTGGACCGACTCGTTTTCGCCAGTACGCTCACGACTGTGGGATTTCCCAAAACAATCGGCCATCCAGCCAATGAAACTTGTCAATTTTCAACTCGATATACGAACAATCCGTATCTCATGGCCAAGGCCGCCATGGAAGAAAAGATTCTGCAATCAGTTCACCGGGGTATTCCCGCAGTGGTGGTGATCCCGACGGAGTTTTTCGGCCCTTACGATCAGCGCCCGACAAGCGGCACTCATATTCTCATGGTCGCGAAAGGGCGGATGCCGGTATATATCCCCGGCCGGGTGAATGTTATTGATGTGCGCGATGTGGCCGTGGCCATGATCCGGGCGGCAGAACGCGGTCGTGTCGGGGAACGCTATCTCGTAGGTCACTGGAATACGACACAAAAGGACTTGAATGAACTCATTGCGCAGGAAATTGGAGTGCCGCCTCCTTTCTTTCCGGTTCCATTGGCTCTCGCCCGTTGGGGAGCAAAAGTCGGGGAGTGGGTTTCACGTTCTCTCTTACGCCGGCCCCCCTTTGTGCCTGCCTTTTTTGTCGAAGTGATGGCGCAAATGCAGCATTACGATTGCTCAAAAGCTCGGCGAGAATTGGATTATCCGCAGAGTGACACCCAAGGGGCAATTAAAGATGCCGTTACCTGGTTTCGGGAAAATGGGTACCTCTAGGGTAAAAATTTTAATTTCATGGTCAGACCTTGGATGGGCCAATTGTGATTGCAGGGCACGTCAATTCGCCTGTCATATTGATCCAATGGCCAAGGGTCTGTACCTGGGTTGAAGTGCCACGACTGTGCGAGATCCTTCGGTTCCCTCAGGATGACAATATCTATCTGAGGTGAATTCATTTGTTGCTCGCTCAGAATTTATCTGGCATTGTCCGACATATCCATTTCAAGCTTTTTCTAAACAGAGAGCGAGTGGAATGTTCCGATGCGCCACCGCTGCTCTTAGCTCTTCTCTTTGGATAGTTGAGAGCCAGCCAGCAGAAGTGCAATATGAGGCACTGAGAGTGAATCTTGCCCTAAGAGTCCTGAGAAAACGAGCAAGAAGGGGTTTGAGAAAATCAGGATATAGCCGGTCGTGGGGAATGTGACCTTCCGGATCTCGAGTCAAAAGGACAGATGGTCTGGCTTACGCGGTGCCTCCTGATTCTTCTTCGGCCTTGTTTAAGACTTGTGAAAAACGGCCTCCTACGAGTGTGGTGACCTTTCCCATCACTTCGGTCAGCTCCTTCCATTCTTCGGGTTTCAACTCCTCTTTAAGATTTGGATGGAGTCCCCATTTGGCACTGACCTGCTTGCCATCCCTTTGAATCACGACGTATAGGATTTCTGTTTCCTGGGAATCGGTTGCTGCTGGTGTCGTTCCGGAACTGCTTTGTGCCATGCCTGCTCTCCCTGTTAAGAATGTGTTGAGGCGATTGTACTGCATTGCCCTGTCCCCTGTAACCACCCACCATTCCCCATGTTGACCTCCGTCCGACGTTTGTGTGACTTTTGGCGGTGGGGTACTTTCCTTAACTGGGAGACGGTCTGTCCATGTATCATTTTTCCCAGGAATGGGGAGTTTTCATAATGTCTCAATCTTGTGAGCTGGGCATGCGGGTAATCACTTTCTTATGGGGGTAGACTGATATGGAATTACAACGACCCAAATTTTGGGACAATATCAATGTGAACGATCTGGCCAGGAATTTTTTTGAAGGTCTCTTAATCCTGGTCCCGGTTGTGACGACATTGTATGTGGCGTGGTTGGTGCTTCAAACCATTGATGGCTGGCTGAATATTCCCATCCCGGGTGTGGGATTTCTGGTCACGGTCGGTTTAATCACCTTGACCGGCCGGTATGCGTCCACCGTGTTTGTGCAAAAAATGTTGGATGTGTTGGAACGGGTGTTGGTCAAAGCGCCCTTCGTCAAAATTCTCTACACTTCACTCAAGGACCTGATAGCGGCGTTTATGGGGGAAAAGCGTCGCTTCGATCAGCCTGTGGTCGTGACTCTTTCGCCGGGTGGGTATGCGGAGGTGGTGGGTTTTGTGACTCGAACGGATTTGGAATTTCTCGGCCTGCTTGACCATGTGGCCGTTTATTTTCCGCAATCTTATAATTTTGCCGGACATGTTCTGGTCTTTCCAAAAATGCAGGTTCGTCCACTTGAGGCGGAAAGCGCGGATGTCATGGCATTTATATTGTCCGGAGGGGTCTCCGGTGGAGAGAATAGGTAGGGGTAGGTGCACAGGAAATCTCCTCATAAGAATGTGAGTGAGTTCGATGGTAAGTTCATTGACGGGAATTAGGATAACCAGACAATTTTTCTGAAGGAATATTTTGTTCAATTCAAACATTACCTCACCCCTACCCCTTGTTACTCAAGAATTTCGACATCACTCTCTGACCTAGTTAGGCCTCTGAAATATTCATGATACTCTATTCCCAGAACGCAAAGTGCCAAATCTAAGAAGCAGGGCTCTCACGAATTTTGGAAGCATAGTCCTCTTGCCGTCTCATTCTCTGTAGGACTTCAATCAGCTGGTCTAGGCAATCTATCCACCCTACCAAAGATTTCAGCAGGGTTCTTCGAAGAATTTCCACGCAAAGATGGTTCTGGTTTTGGGTGTGACCTTCAATTCAACCCATGTGCCGTCCGAATCACGAGCTTCACCTACATACCATTGGTCATCATATAGAATACTAAAAACCTGATAACGCTGTTCCTGAAGCCAGGTAAAGATTTGTCCGGGGGTATCCCAGGCATGGGTTTCGCCAGGCATATATAGGTGGTTCATATGTCCTCCTTGGTTGGCTGAATCTACGAGGATCTTCTGATGGTTAAAAGTGCCATACGGTTCTGATCTTCATGCGTATCATCTAAATCGTTATAAAAGATCTGCTCGGTTAATCTGCTAAGGTTACATGCTATGTCGGGACCTGATTACGAAAATGCATTCAGGATCAACATTCCGGCAATTCTGTTGCTCACACCCTCCACCAATTGATGGAGGGTGTGAAGTCTTGATAGACCGTTCCTCCTTAATGCAGTTGATGCAGGGTTACGCTCTGGTCTGAAGTCGGCATGCCGTCAATTGGGTTGGTCGGAACGGAATGGTCCGATTGCAACCGACTCAGGTCTGGACTTGAGACGATCTCCATCTCGATTTGTTTCACTTCAATTTCCGTGGTCCCCCATTCTCGATCGATTTCTCCCGATACTCGCAGGATGGTTTCCGGGTTGGCGGTGACGTTTCCCCAATCTTCGTGATCGATTTCGACGATCATTGTCCCAGTAGGATCCCGAAAAAGGTAGCGTTCTTCTCCCACTTGGCGAAGAATGGTGCCGCTAAGCACCACCCAGGAATCATCAACCGCCTCTTGAGCGGCAGATATGCTCGTAATGCCAGGCGTTCCTGGTCCCTGGAATTTCGCCCAGAGAGTGAGAGTACTGAATAAAAGAAATCCGACGGTCATGAAGATAATGTGTTTGCTCATAATGTTTCTCCTTGGTTGAAAAAGGTTTGAGGTGTAAGGCACCTAAGGCTTGTTTCGGCTGATAGCCCAACCAATCATCCAACCCTCTACATGCCAAATGATGGGTCCGTTGACCTCTCCGACTATTCCCTGAACCTCCTTTCTGTGTGTCTCAAGCCTGTCATGATTCTTTTGGGATTGTACCTCCAGCATCCTGAAGCCACGCTGAAAATGCATTTCAGCCTGGCTTAAATGTTGGATCGTTAGGATGCGGTTCTAGATAGGAGCAGGGTTATGGATTTATGGAGCAGGGACGGAGAGAAAATTAGGAATGAACAATTCATTAATTGCAGTCTGGTTTCTTCTTCTCATGACTATTTCGAATATAATCCACGCCTCTGAACGTGGAACATATAGCGACTCCCCTCGTCTCCCCGAGCCCATGGTGTTTGATTTGGTGTTACCCTTGGGAGCCCATAAAAATGAGTACGAGTTCAATGCCCTGTCTCAATATAATTTCAAAGACGATGCCATGAGATTCAATCCTGAATTCGAGTACGCCTTTGCAGATGGCTATGGGATTGAATTTGAGTTACCGATGCAAAATGGTGTCGTGAAAGCCTATAAACTGGGATTGCAAGGTACCTTTGATTTTCTCCGAAATAGTCGGTTTATTCACGGCTGGCAATACATCGGGGAATACCATAGGCATCTTGCACAGTTTGAAGATGCGAGTGGAGAGTTTGAAGGTGATCCTGGAGAGTTTAAAGGTGGTGGAGGGTTTGAGAATGATCTGCTCTACGTATTTGGATATCAGTTCAATCGGCATTGGAGTATGTTGAATATGACGGGATTGCGCCTGACGGACATCGGGTCTCACGGGCATCTTGAGGGATTGGTGAATGGCAACCTTATTTATTCATTCTCGAAAAAATTTCATATGGGATTAGAGATGAATTGGGAATCTCGACCAAAGCGCCCTGATTTATTGTTAGTGATGCCCCAACTGCATGTTCGTTTAGCCAAACATGCAAAAATACAATTCGGATTCGGGATGGAAAGAACAGAACATCAGAATTTTTCAGTTGCTGCTGCACGGGTTATTTTCGGATTTTGATCCATTGTTTATGCACCCATAGAATGCCCAAATCGATAAAACCTTCCTGAAACTCCTCAACGTATATTCCGGAGGGATGATGAGGAGGGGGGCTGGATGGGAAAAAATGAAAGTTATGTCAGAGGGAAACCTTCGTATCGGTGGGCTCGATTTGACCTATGGGTCGTCGCGGTCCTGGGCTTCTTCACGCCCTATTTGTCGTCCTCGATGGCCGTTTTTGCTGTCTCTTGCCTTCGAGAATATTCACCCTTTCGACTACCGTTCATGACGTGTTGATCCTCTGGGTGTGTTTTTTGTGAATGATGATAAATCCGGTAGGTCTTATGTCCTGATTTGGCGCTTAACGGAATTTTAAGCTTGGCGTAAGGTTGGTCATGATAAGATTTTGCTCCAGAGAGGTTTTCCCATATGGCCGCAAAGGGAAAGGAGGAAGAGAAAATGAACCTTGATCGACAGAAAATATCCAAAAACGATAGGATTGCATTACCGTGGATCGTCGGGGTTATGATCGGCCTGTTCGGATTTCTCCCACCAGCTTATCCGGATGACGACATTCCCGGGTATCAACAATTAAAGGCGGAAGTGGTTCCTGTCGAACAATTGTTCCAAAAGGTGCAAAAAGAGTTTGAGGGAATCATTCTTGAGTTGGAATTAGAAGAGGAGAATTTGCGCTGGATTTATGAGGTCAAGCTTCTGACCCCGCAGGGCAATGTTTTGAAAATCGACTACGACGCCAAAACAATGGCGGTTCTCATGGTCAAAGGGCAGCGAGATCCCTCACCATGATAAGCACCCTCTGTCCCCCGTTTATCTCATGAGAGTACTCGTTGTTGAAGATAACTCCCAAGTGGCCAGGCAAATAGTCGATGCGCTGCAGCGGGCAGCGTATGTCGTGGATGTAGCTCCTGATGGTGAGCAAGGAGAGTTTTACGGTCAGACGGAATCCTATGACGCGGTGATTCTTGATCTGGGTCTTCCAAAATGTGAAGGTTTGACCGTGTTACAACGTTGGCGCCAAGCGGGACGCACGATGCCCATTCTTATTTTAACCGCGAGGGATACTTGGCGGGAAAAAGTGTTGGGTTTGCGTGCGGGCGCGGATGATTATCTTACCAAACCCTTTGAAATTGAAGAAGTCGTGGCCCGGATTGAGGCTCTCATTCGGCGGGCTGCGGGCCACGCCAACGCAGTCCTGACTTGGGGGTCAGTTTCCCTCGATACGAGTAGCCAGCGGGTGACCATTCACGGTCACCCCGTGGAGTTGACTGCCCTGGAATTTCGTACCTTATCGTATTTTCTCCATCATCCTCATGCCATCATTTCTAAAACCGAACTCACGGAACATATCTACAATCAGGACTTTGATTTGGATTCTAATGTGATTGAAGTTCTAATCAATCGATTGAGAAGGAAGTTAGGATCCTCATTTATCAGCACCCATCGGGGTAAGGGATACCAACTCACCGAGTTTGTTCATGAAACGTAATACGCTTGCCCTGCGCCTGCTGACTCTATCGAGCGTGTGGGTGGTGCTGACTCTTGTGGTGGTCGGTGTGCTGCTCATCCTTCTCTTTCGCTCCCATGTTGAACGTCGTTTTGATGATTTTTTGTTTGATCAGCTTAAGGGCAATATTGCGGCCAGTGATATTTCTACCAAGTCCGGAGTGTTAGAGATGACCTGGACTCCTTCCAATCTTCGCTTTCACCGGCCCCTATCCGGTTGGTACTGGCAGATCCTCGAAAATGGGAAATTGGTTGCCCGCTCCCGCTCCCTCTGGCAGCATACCCTTGAGGTCGTCGATCCGGGCATTGGGACCGGTTTGCAACATCAGGCTCTCACGGGGCCTGCCGGAATGCCGCTACGTGGTCTCGTTGAAAATGTCACCCTGCCTGATTCAAATGCCTCCTTTACGTTTGTGGTGGCAGGCCCCGTTTCCAATATTGATCAGGATGTCCACGAATTTTCTAAAATGTTGTTAGTCACGTTGATCGCATTGGGGGTAGGATTAGTGGGTGCCGTGTTTTTTCAGATTCGAATCGGGTTACGCCCGCTTTCCCGGTTACAACAGGCCTTGGCGGAAACCCGATTGGGAAAAACAGCCAGGCTTCCGGAAAGCTTTCCAGGGGAAGTGCAACCGGTTGTCTCCGAATTAAATGCGCTTCTGGATCATAATGCGGCTCTCCTCGACCGAGCTCGAACTCAAACGGCAAATTTAGCGCATGCGCTGAAGAATCCTTTAACGGTCCTGACGAATGAGGCTCGTACCATGGAGGGAGAGCAGGGGAGTCTGCTGGGAGAACAACTGAAGAACATGACCCACTCGGTGCATCGGTATCTTTCAAGGGCTAGAGCGGCGGGGGCGAACGGATTTGTGGGTATCCGAACGCCTGTCGGGACCATAGCCGAGGATTTGCGTTTTTCGATGGATCATCTTTACAAGGGCAAAGCCCTCAACATTCATGTCATAGGGCTGGAGGAGATTTACTTTCATGGCGATGTCCAGGATTTAGAAGAAATGTTGGGCAATCTTATAGACAACGCCTGTAAATGGGCCAAAAAAGAAGTTCAGATTCGTGGAGAGTGGGCGGGGGACAAATGGCGGGTGATTGTGGAAGATGATGGTCCTGGTATCCCCGAAGGCCAGGAAGCTGTGGTCATTCAACGAGGACGCAGGCTCGATGAAGCCATACCGGGTAGCGGTCTGGGGTTGGACATCGTTTTTGATATTGTCATGCTGTATGGCGGCTCATTGTACTTGGACCGATCGACGTTGGGAGGCGTGCGCGCGAATCTAGAATGGCCCGCAGTGGATGAGCTGTTGTGATCCACAAGCTCCATGCTCACCTGTCTGAGCAAATCAACGGGCTCACACTTTCGGTGAACTGACAAGTAGGGATTGGGCATATGTCATCATCCTCATGACCGTATTTATGTGAAGAGTAGAAGATGGATTTCAAGAAACGTGCGATGGGCATACATTATTTATAACAGAGCGATTGGAGATGGGAAGTGAACATGATGACCAAAGAGATTCAAGTTGTAAAAATTGGACTGGGCCTCGTGCTGTTGGGACTGATGTTTGGTGTGGGAATGGGAATTCTCTTCGGTATCAATGAAGATCTGTATAAAGATTATATTAAACAGGGCATTGAAGCGAATCCGGCAGTACATGATGCCAAAAGTGCGGATAAGATCTGGCGATATGCGCAACGTGCGCACTTCCATGCAACGGGTATTGCCGCCTTTTCCCTGGGACTGATCATACTCACCATGTTGTCTGGAATGAAATCCAGATACAAAAAAAATTCCGCAATTTTTCTCGGCCTCAGCAGCTTGTATCCACTTTCCTGGCTGACCATGTTTCTCTTGGCCCCCTCGATCGGGCGTGGTCCGGCTCATGGCCATTTTCTGACGGAAATATTCGTGTACACGGGTGTGGGAGGTTTATTGATAGGCGTTGTTCTTCTTTGCGGAAATCTGTTTTTAGGATACTTTCGCGAAGAGACTAAGTTGTAGGACATGGTGGGGGTAATCTTTAATTCAGAGCCAACCGAATGGGTGGGTTGCAAGTACAAAAAAACTAAACTAATTTAGGAAGGGCCACCTATATCCCTCCCAGATCGTTATAGGGTGTCTGTAATCTCATTTCGGCTATCTTCCCATGAGCCCCCTTTTGTAGGACTCCCGAGAATTTGAGGGAGCCGGTCTTCTCACATCATCTTCCCTATCTTGTCACTCCAGGCATATATCTTCCACATCTGGAAAGGGATTGGCCGGAGATTTCGGCGTTCTGCCCGGGTGTTATCCTTCTCTTTTTCTCCTATTAAAATAGATGGATGAATGATTAAGGAATGAGAGGGGGGTGGATCAGATCTTGGGCTACCCTTCCTCTGCTCAGTGATAGGGCAAAATGGCTGTAAAGTGACCCTAAGGTAGCTCAAAATCAGAGTTCTACTCAGGAAATAGGATTCCCGGTAAATTTTTCCTATCAGAAAAGGACCAATAGGACCGAAAAGGAATGGAATCAGAATGTCATGTTGTGGAATGAGTATTCATATTTTAGAATAGGTATTCAAAGCTGGCTAGAACTTTTTCAGTAAAAGGTCATTTATGAAAGTGATTTCCAATCCTCGGGCACAACGAAAGCAGCGGGAATATGAAGCCCGGCGGGAGGAAATACTCTTAGCTGCTGAGCGAAAGTTTTCTCAGAACGGGTTTTTCAAAACCAGCATGGCCGAGATTGCGGAGGATGCTCAATTTGCCATGGGGACGGTGTACCGGTTTTTTAAGAGCAAAGAAGACATTTATATCTCTCTGGTGGAAGCCAAGGTGGAGGATTTACTCCGCCTTTTGGAAGAAGCGACGCAAAGCCGTCTCCCTGCCCAGGAAAAATTACGTGCAGTGATTCAGGTAAAGTTAGCCTTCGCTGATCAAAACCGTGCGTTCTTCCGTATTTATGTTTCCGAGTGGAGCGGGTTTGAATGGACGGTGAAAAGCGCGTTTGGCGAGCGGGTGTGGAAACGGTACTTGGCGCAAATTGATCTCGTCGCGAATCTCATCAAGGAGGGTATCAAGACCGGAGAATTCCGCAAAGTGAATCCCAAAGATACCTCTTTGGCCTTTCATGGCATGTTAAACTCCACCATCTATCTTTGGATTCTCCAGTCAGGCCCGAAAGAATCACTTGTGGACAAAGGCGAGTGGTTAGGGTCCTTGTTGCTTAACGGCCTCGGGAATTCAACATGAAAAAGGTCAATATAAACGTATGACATATCTGCCTAAAAGCCGCATCTGGTTGGTGT contains:
- a CDS encoding response regulator transcription factor, translated to MRVLVVEDNSQVARQIVDALQRAAYVVDVAPDGEQGEFYGQTESYDAVILDLGLPKCEGLTVLQRWRQAGRTMPILILTARDTWREKVLGLRAGADDYLTKPFEIEEVVARIEALIRRAAGHANAVLTWGSVSLDTSSQRVTIHGHPVELTALEFRTLSYFLHHPHAIISKTELTEHIYNQDFDLDSNVIEVLINRLRRKLGSSFISTHRGKGYQLTEFVHET
- a CDS encoding NirD/YgiW/YdeI family stress tolerance protein, encoding MSKHIIFMTVGFLLFSTLTLWAKFQGPGTPGITSISAAQEAVDDSWVVLSGTILRQVGEERYLFRDPTGTMIVEIDHEDWGNVTANPETILRVSGEIDREWGTTEIEVKQIEMEIVSSPDLSRLQSDHSVPTNPIDGMPTSDQSVTLHQLH
- a CDS encoding DUF502 domain-containing protein — its product is MELQRPKFWDNINVNDLARNFFEGLLILVPVVTTLYVAWLVLQTIDGWLNIPIPGVGFLVTVGLITLTGRYASTVFVQKMLDVLERVLVKAPFVKILYTSLKDLIAAFMGEKRRFDQPVVVTLSPGGYAEVVGFVTRTDLEFLGLLDHVAVYFPQSYNFAGHVLVFPKMQVRPLEAESADVMAFILSGGVSGGENR
- a CDS encoding trypsin-like peptidase domain-containing protein, whose product is MLFIRFLIFFLIAMLGMVPPVLSEVDIDKLKKGVVKITAQFAKRQKVGTGFVAGQGKKHLFIVTASHVIEGEAEVPQSITVTFFSHQEEPLVAEVINKEGGDPRGLALLKVGGDLPDDVEMLEWDTQSQLHGGEDVRVIGFPQVGGNPWAVTRGTLSGFDGPILKFSGAVEEGNSGGPLLYRGKVIGVIVEIIRQFGNAKPSQIAQFTVDNWPGFSRQVRIEPKNISPGSITDTDELTGKKLAALVVTTVPKDAEVFVDDEFVGNTTQGPVVVGQLSPDEYEVAVKKKGYRPWFMNVELLPGERRALNATLQEGAVVDVTGIWKNPDEPTVVYVLQQIGDRVVMREVTTSVLGTMVTAEGEGQLQGNQLSIFYRTVLGTMGQSATTISDDGRTLTGTFQDFSNMIPISLSLVRSEDSPASFGLPGNDAWNAIQGFGQ
- a CDS encoding TetR/AcrR family transcriptional regulator translates to MKVISNPRAQRKQREYEARREEILLAAERKFSQNGFFKTSMAEIAEDAQFAMGTVYRFFKSKEDIYISLVEAKVEDLLRLLEEATQSRLPAQEKLRAVIQVKLAFADQNRAFFRIYVSEWSGFEWTVKSAFGERVWKRYLAQIDLVANLIKEGIKTGEFRKVNPKDTSLAFHGMLNSTIYLWILQSGPKESLVDKGEWLGSLLLNGLGNST
- a CDS encoding toll/interleukin-1 receptor domain-containing protein, producing MKDVFISYASEDRPVAQQLADGLEQSGISVWWDRQIQVGSEWDKTIEDALADAKCVVVLWTGHAKDSRWVRAEAREALIKEKVVPVMLEANAIPLAFTGIQALCFLGWNGSSRSKEFEILLGVIKAKLEGKSVEFPEASSTKASVVGKVVALLGIRTMVGGIFALLLIGSSFVRVAPVISVHVETARIEFTVAPGLDNKRLTDAITFDSLTVENVGKLSVTPDRLLVADPADYDMTSDSYPPKAWLDLPINGRTVQFAADRPSISSEITIETTEDKSAAAGQLDGIVLTDEALVSMEVSNDNALTWSIRAKQGRQRVVMSRIHAVQLLETGMKASPGLSIPFPQDQELTYQIIFEQKPGTIELFGQDQAFVLVLKEKETTAKKPISGSVLPIQSVDFSWQDPGTGERKPPEDFSGTVEYMSPHGMPSVPVGMNAFLTLDDLDHFEITSISIDPVSHTFMVDLKGKAGYVKTGTAGNPQDLRPTLFDRIRYSPLFEPVKKIIGF
- a CDS encoding NAD-dependent epimerase/dehydratase family protein, whose amino-acid sequence is MKSLVIGGTGQLGANVVRALLERGDQVRVLHRSTSNTFTIDGLNIERVVGDLNDGESLRLACEGRDVVYHTAGYYPSATIPVELAKGQALKETALVLAAVRAARVDRLVFASTLTTVGFPKTIGHPANETCQFSTRYTNNPYLMAKAAMEEKILQSVHRGIPAVVVIPTEFFGPYDQRPTSGTHILMVAKGRMPVYIPGRVNVIDVRDVAVAMIRAAERGRVGERYLVGHWNTTQKDLNELIAQEIGVPPPFFPVPLALARWGAKVGEWVSRSLLRRPPFVPAFFVEVMAQMQHYDCSKARRELDYPQSDTQGAIKDAVTWFRENGYL
- a CDS encoding HAMP domain-containing sensor histidine kinase, with the protein product MKRNTLALRLLTLSSVWVVLTLVVVGVLLILLFRSHVERRFDDFLFDQLKGNIAASDISTKSGVLEMTWTPSNLRFHRPLSGWYWQILENGKLVARSRSLWQHTLEVVDPGIGTGLQHQALTGPAGMPLRGLVENVTLPDSNASFTFVVAGPVSNIDQDVHEFSKMLLVTLIALGVGLVGAVFFQIRIGLRPLSRLQQALAETRLGKTARLPESFPGEVQPVVSELNALLDHNAALLDRARTQTANLAHALKNPLTVLTNEARTMEGEQGSLLGEQLKNMTHSVHRYLSRARAAGANGFVGIRTPVGTIAEDLRFSMDHLYKGKALNIHVIGLEEIYFHGDVQDLEEMLGNLIDNACKWAKKEVQIRGEWAGDKWRVIVEDDGPGIPEGQEAVVIQRGRRLDEAIPGSGLGLDIVFDIVMLYGGSLYLDRSTLGGVRANLEWPAVDELL
- a CDS encoding PepSY domain-containing protein; this encodes MNLDRQKISKNDRIALPWIVGVMIGLFGFLPPAYPDDDIPGYQQLKAEVVPVEQLFQKVQKEFEGIILELELEEENLRWIYEVKLLTPQGNVLKIDYDAKTMAVLMVKGQRDPSP